In a genomic window of Bacteroidota bacterium:
- a CDS encoding PAS domain S-box protein, which translates to MKVILNIWNFISSIGQNAGILEPEQKRLKITNQLNFVALIFYLIFNTVFLVFDIHLIQFDYYLTGLLFVAVFVLNLKQKFISARLLLCISLYWGLVNIIILYGKTLEANLLLFPVMLVPFFIFDMTRTRLIFAMLLMPFLFFIFGSLSGLFTLEAYAVKVDNIEWVQRMIQISSVIAFSIVIYFFVRSNQSSEQAMESKNTLLQQQIQTIFENSSDALMIIDNKNGQISDANQFSVELFDCLSKDSLIGKKVSHLMKNKLSDVELQSYRERFIQEKSMSGEVEFTSFKGTTFWGEVKLKHIETKQLSYQLVRIADITQRKKQEALMQDSIREKEILIDEIHHRVKNNLAIVSSLLHLQSGKINDTGLLEVFEESRRRIQSIALIHEKLYHFESVEMIDFGEYLESLTTTIHAAFSTNNSGVDIRCNLQEVHLKLHQAIPCALILNELISLLCKQSVQKGNGIEIRVSLTKANAQICINIEQNNSTSISLNSELSDDSLEITLVHALVNQLNGKFVQKNDVGMHYELTFEV; encoded by the coding sequence ATGAAGGTAATTCTAAACATATGGAATTTTATTTCGTCTATTGGACAAAATGCGGGTATACTTGAACCTGAACAAAAGCGACTTAAAATTACCAATCAACTCAATTTTGTTGCCCTTATTTTTTACCTCATTTTTAATACTGTCTTTTTAGTATTTGATATACATTTAATTCAATTCGACTATTATTTAACAGGATTATTATTTGTTGCTGTATTCGTTCTTAATTTAAAACAGAAATTTATTTCCGCCAGACTCTTGTTGTGTATTAGTTTGTATTGGGGATTGGTGAATATTATTATACTATACGGTAAAACGCTTGAAGCAAATTTGTTATTGTTCCCTGTCATGTTGGTACCATTTTTCATTTTTGACATGACACGTACGCGTTTAATTTTTGCCATGCTTTTGATGCCTTTTCTCTTTTTTATCTTTGGAAGTTTATCAGGGCTTTTCACACTCGAAGCATATGCAGTGAAGGTTGATAACATTGAATGGGTGCAACGAATGATACAAATTTCTTCAGTAATCGCCTTTTCAATAGTGATTTACTTTTTTGTGCGCTCTAATCAAAGTTCTGAGCAGGCAATGGAATCGAAGAATACTTTGTTGCAACAGCAGATTCAAACAATTTTTGAAAACTCATCCGATGCCTTAATGATTATCGATAACAAGAATGGACAAATTAGCGATGCCAACCAATTTTCGGTAGAGCTATTTGACTGTTTAAGTAAGGATAGCTTAATTGGTAAAAAAGTTTCACATCTGATGAAAAATAAATTATCGGATGTTGAATTACAAAGTTATCGTGAGCGATTCATACAAGAAAAATCGATGAGCGGTGAAGTTGAATTTACTTCTTTTAAAGGAACTACTTTTTGGGGCGAGGTTAAACTGAAGCACATTGAAACTAAGCAACTTTCGTATCAATTGGTTCGAATAGCCGATATCACGCAACGCAAAAAGCAAGAGGCACTTATGCAGGATTCTATTCGTGAAAAAGAAATTTTGATTGACGAAATACATCACCGAGTAAAGAACAATTTAGCGATAGTTTCTAGTTTATTGCACTTACAATCGGGTAAAATTAATGATACAGGACTATTAGAAGTATTTGAAGAAAGTAGAAGGCGAATTCAATCTATTGCCCTTATTCATGAAAAATTGTATCATTTTGAATCAGTGGAAATGATTGATTTTGGTGAATATTTAGAGTCGCTAACGACTACCATTCATGCTGCTTTTTCTACCAATAATTCAGGAGTTGATATTCGCTGTAATTTACAGGAAGTGCATCTAAAATTACATCAAGCAATTCCATGTGCTTTAATACTAAATGAATTAATTAGCTTGCTTTGTAAACAATCAGTTCAAAAAGGCAACGGTATAGAAATTAGAGTAAGCTTAACAAAGGCGAATGCTCAAATCTGCATTAATATTGAGCAAAACAACAGTACATCAATTTCATTAAACAGTGAGCTTTCTGATGATTCTCTTGAAATTACCTTGGTGCATGCCCTGGTAAATCAACTAAATGGAAAGTTTGTTCAAAAAAATGATGTAGGAATGCACTATG
- a CDS encoding DUF1304 domain-containing protein, whose amino-acid sequence MAVLSQLLIVLIAFAHLYFLYIETFAWTSKGPKTFRGFDADFFKKTKAMAGNQGIYNGFLAAGLIWSLLISDVSWSKNIAVFFLSCITIAGVYGAATVQKSIFYIQSIPAILAIASLFFLTN is encoded by the coding sequence ATGGCAGTCCTCAGTCAACTTTTAATCGTACTTATTGCGTTTGCTCACCTGTATTTTTTATACATAGAAACATTTGCTTGGACTAGTAAAGGACCTAAAACCTTTAGAGGATTTGATGCCGATTTTTTCAAAAAAACGAAAGCAATGGCCGGCAATCAAGGAATATACAATGGCTTTTTAGCAGCGGGTTTAATTTGGTCGTTACTCATTTCAGATGTGAGTTGGAGTAAAAATATAGCTGTGTTTTTTCTTAGTTGTATTACAATTGCCGGAGTTTATGGAGCTGCAACAGTGCAAAAATCAATTTTCTATATTCAATCAATTCCTGCAATACTTGCCATTGCCTCCTTGTTTTTCTTAACCAATTGA
- a CDS encoding 2OG-Fe(II) oxygenase has translation MAIIRPFRSLPPIVRKEYNLDFVDYVWYKNLFNEVEVKNILSLWDSNLVKEAEVNADNTRITRDDLRKSEVMFIAPSGNEWVYDKLSAACIQANSNRYKFEITGFQTELQLASYGPQQFFEWHMDFGTGNVSNRKLSISVQLSDPDEYEGGELQFMINQNIFTATKEKGTAIIFPSFGLHRVTPVTKGVRKSIVGWISGPPYR, from the coding sequence ATGGCTATAATTCGTCCTTTTCGTTCACTACCTCCTATAGTTCGCAAAGAATACAATCTTGATTTTGTAGATTATGTTTGGTACAAAAACTTGTTTAATGAGGTTGAAGTAAAAAATATCCTATCGCTATGGGATTCCAATTTAGTAAAAGAGGCTGAAGTAAATGCCGACAACACACGCATTACACGTGATGATCTTCGAAAATCGGAAGTAATGTTTATTGCTCCATCTGGAAACGAATGGGTATATGATAAATTATCGGCTGCCTGTATTCAAGCAAATTCGAATCGATACAAATTTGAAATTACGGGATTTCAAACCGAATTACAATTGGCAAGCTACGGACCTCAACAATTTTTTGAATGGCACATGGATTTTGGAACAGGCAATGTAAGTAATCGAAAACTCAGTATTAGCGTGCAATTATCTGATCCGGATGAATACGAAGGTGGAGAATTACAATTTATGATTAATCAAAACATTTTTACTGCAACCAAAGAAAAAGGAACCGCCATTATTTTTCCTTCCTTTGGATTACATCGTGTAACTCCCGTTACCAAAGGAGTTCGTAAATCTATTGTGGGTTGGATTTCAGGACCACCTTATCGTTAA
- a CDS encoding peptide chain release factor 3 → MSDKEEIERRRTFGIISHPDAGKTTLTEKLLLFGGAIQTAGAVKSNKNSKSATSDFMEIERQRGISVATSVMGFDYKGVKINLLDTPGHQDFCEDTYRTLTAVDSVIMVIDCVKGVESQTEKLLEVCRMRNTPVIVFINKLDREGRDPYDLLDEIESKLKINVCPLSWPISMGKTFKGVYSLFEKSLLLFQPSGSKLEKDTFEIKDINDPKIDEMVSERYATKLREDIELLSVYPEFSKQDYLQGKISPVFFGSAVNNFGIRELLDCFIQIAPTPLSRDTDARTIQPEESKFTGFVFKIHANMDARHRDRLAFVRVCSGKFERNTNYYHTRLDKQLKFSNPTAFMAQEKTIIEAAYPGDIVGLYDTGNFKIGDTLTQGEKLNFKGIPSFSPELFRYVINADPMKSKQLAKGLEQLTDEGVAQLFTKMSNASKILGTVGALQFEVIQYRLNSEYSASCNFESLNLHKACWVTCRDKKKLQAFVDDKFQHMAKDKEDNFVFLAESAWALQMAQEKNPDIEFHFTSEY, encoded by the coding sequence ATGAGCGATAAGGAAGAAATTGAAAGACGCCGAACCTTTGGTATTATTAGCCACCCCGATGCCGGTAAAACTACCCTAACTGAAAAACTATTGCTTTTTGGTGGAGCAATACAAACTGCAGGTGCCGTAAAATCAAATAAAAATAGTAAATCTGCGACTTCCGATTTTATGGAAATTGAGCGCCAACGTGGAATTTCGGTGGCAACCTCTGTAATGGGTTTCGACTATAAAGGAGTAAAAATTAATTTACTCGACACTCCCGGTCACCAGGATTTTTGTGAAGATACCTACCGTACGCTTACTGCAGTAGACAGTGTAATAATGGTGATAGATTGCGTAAAGGGGGTTGAAAGTCAAACCGAAAAATTATTGGAAGTTTGCCGTATGCGCAATACTCCGGTAATAGTGTTTATTAATAAACTCGACCGTGAAGGACGCGATCCATATGATTTACTGGATGAAATTGAAAGTAAACTTAAGATAAATGTATGTCCGCTAAGTTGGCCTATCAGCATGGGAAAAACCTTCAAAGGAGTTTACTCTTTGTTTGAAAAAAGTTTATTGTTATTTCAACCCAGTGGATCAAAATTAGAAAAGGACACTTTTGAAATTAAGGACATTAATGATCCTAAAATTGATGAAATGGTAAGTGAACGCTATGCAACAAAATTGCGTGAAGACATTGAATTGCTTAGTGTGTATCCTGAATTTAGTAAGCAAGATTATTTGCAAGGAAAAATATCGCCGGTGTTTTTTGGAAGTGCCGTGAATAATTTTGGAATTCGTGAATTGCTCGATTGCTTTATACAAATTGCTCCAACTCCCCTATCGCGTGACACCGATGCTAGAACCATACAGCCTGAAGAATCAAAATTTACGGGATTTGTATTTAAAATACATGCTAACATGGATGCTCGCCATCGCGATAGACTTGCATTTGTGCGCGTTTGCAGCGGTAAGTTTGAACGTAATACTAATTATTACCACACTCGTTTAGACAAACAACTTAAGTTTTCGAATCCTACAGCTTTTATGGCTCAGGAAAAAACCATTATTGAAGCAGCTTATCCGGGCGATATTGTAGGATTATACGATACCGGTAATTTTAAAATTGGCGATACTTTAACACAAGGCGAAAAATTAAACTTTAAAGGAATTCCTAGTTTTTCGCCAGAATTATTTCGCTATGTAATTAATGCCGACCCAATGAAATCGAAGCAATTAGCTAAGGGCTTAGAACAATTGACCGACGAAGGTGTTGCACAATTATTTACCAAAATGAGCAATGCATCAAAAATTTTAGGAACAGTTGGAGCGCTTCAATTTGAAGTGATACAATACAGACTAAACAGCGAATACAGTGCTTCTTGTAATTTTGAATCGCTTAATTTACATAAGGCTTGCTGGGTTACTTGTAGAGACAAGAAAAAACTACAGGCCTTTGTTGACGATAAATTTCAACACATGGCTAAAGACAAGGAAGACAATTTTGTATTCTTAGCTGAAAGTGCCTGGGCTTTGCAAATGGCACAAGAAAAAAATCCCGATATTGAATTTCATTTTACATCAGAATATTAA
- a CDS encoding OsmC family protein yields MKRTATANWQGTGKEGKGTLSTQSGVLSNQQYSYGSRFEEGIGTNPEELIGAAHAGCYSMKLSFILVAAGFTAESIDTKATVTLENGSITHVQLDVKAKVPGMDGEKFAAAAEEAKSTCPISKSLNATITMNAVFSN; encoded by the coding sequence ATGAAAAGAACAGCAACAGCCAATTGGCAAGGAACAGGTAAAGAAGGTAAAGGAACACTCTCTACTCAAAGCGGTGTTTTGTCTAACCAACAATATTCGTATGGCAGTAGGTTTGAAGAAGGAATTGGAACAAACCCGGAGGAATTAATAGGAGCGGCACATGCAGGATGCTACAGCATGAAATTAAGTTTTATATTGGTTGCTGCAGGATTTACAGCCGAAAGTATTGATACCAAAGCAACTGTAACACTTGAAAACGGAAGTATTACCCATGTTCAACTAGATGTAAAAGCAAAAGTTCCTGGAATGGATGGAGAAAAATTTGCCGCAGCAGCTGAAGAAGCTAAATCAACTTGTCCTATTTCTAAATCATTGAACGCAACTATTACTATGAATGCGGTTTTCTCAAACTAA
- a CDS encoding ethanolamine ammonia-lyase reactivating factor EutA has protein sequence MKFASIDIGSNAVRLLLCSVIEDGNEVLFKKNELVRIPLRLGEDAFITKKISEDKIVQLVKTMHAFRLLIEVFGALDYRACATSAMREATNGSEIIERVKNEAGITIEIIHGKTEAEIIYSNHIAEHLDLNSSYLYIDVGGGSTELTLFSKGKIEFSQSFNIGTIRLLHDKVSKEHWSDFKETVRNITKNYRPLKAIGSGGNINKLYKTLKKKEGKSLQYDKIKEYSEYLSTFSLDERIVKLGLNPDRADVILPASKIFLSVMKNAGIDEIIVPQIGLSDGIIHLLYEKHINEKVQL, from the coding sequence ATGAAATTTGCATCTATAGATATTGGTTCTAATGCTGTGCGCCTATTGTTGTGCAGTGTTATTGAAGATGGGAATGAAGTGCTGTTTAAAAAAAACGAATTGGTACGTATTCCTTTACGTTTAGGAGAAGACGCATTTATCACTAAAAAAATAAGTGAAGATAAAATTGTGCAATTGGTAAAAACCATGCATGCATTTCGTTTACTTATTGAAGTTTTTGGTGCACTTGATTACCGCGCTTGTGCAACCAGTGCCATGCGAGAAGCTACCAATGGGAGCGAAATAATTGAACGTGTAAAAAATGAAGCTGGAATTACGATCGAAATAATTCATGGAAAAACTGAAGCTGAAATAATTTACTCAAATCACATAGCTGAACACCTTGATTTAAATTCTTCTTATTTATACATTGATGTAGGAGGAGGAAGTACTGAATTAACGCTGTTTTCGAAAGGAAAAATTGAATTTTCTCAATCGTTTAATATTGGCACTATACGTTTGCTGCACGATAAAGTGAGCAAAGAACACTGGAGTGATTTTAAAGAAACAGTAAGAAATATCACAAAAAATTATCGCCCTTTAAAGGCAATTGGCTCGGGTGGAAACATTAATAAGTTATATAAAACCCTGAAAAAAAAGGAAGGCAAAAGTTTGCAATACGATAAAATTAAAGAATACAGTGAATACTTATCTACCTTTTCATTGGATGAACGAATCGTAAAATTGGGATTAAATCCGGATAGAGCCGATGTAATTTTACCAGCCTCCAAAATATTTTTAAGTGTTATGAAAAATGCCGGAATTGATGAAATAATAGTGCCGCAGATAGGCTTATCGGATGGTATAATTCATTTGTTGTACGAAAAACACATAAACGAAAAAGTACAACTTTAA
- the ppk1 gene encoding polyphosphate kinase 1, which yields MSTVKNTLINREISWLSFNARVLQEANDATVPLLERIKFLGIYSSNRDEFYRVRVATIRRIIKAGVKPKEFAGQNPKLVMEQILKVITKQQEEFEQTYQNLLRELEKNQIYIVNETQLNKEQGAFVQEYFKEQVLPFLFPIMLDNVVDFPWLRDRAIYLIIKLVNPLKRDKLALVEIPSDKISRFLVLPKLNKHIILLDDVIRFCLKDMFFHFNYDFAEAYAIKMTRDAELNIENDVSKSLVKKISESVKLRKKGDPVRLEVDENMPVDILRFIRKKLPILKSENFIMGGRYHNTVDFIGFPKIGAPELRYKMPPALDHPDLSNNESLLKVIRKQDILLSYPYQSYLPIIDLLREASIDPKVKSIQITLYRVARNSNVVNALINAIKNGKSVTAIVELQARFDEEQNIYWSNRLQEEGAKVIYGVPGLKAHTKLFLIEREENGKPNYYAHIGTGNFNEDTARFYCDHSLLTSNRKITHDIVEVFNFYSDNYKTGNYKELMVSPFNMRKKLIALIDREIKVAKEKGEAWMFLKMNNLVDEEIINKLYEAGTAGVKIRLIVRSICSLIAGKPGLSENIEAVSIVDKYLEHSRVYVFANSGKPKYYIASADLMTRNLDYRSEVAVPILDETLQAELQQILEIQWAGNTKARILNSTQENSYKKGNAKNKVRAQDEIYNFLKNKESSLK from the coding sequence ATGAGCACAGTAAAAAATACTCTAATTAACCGTGAAATTAGTTGGCTCTCGTTTAATGCACGTGTGTTGCAGGAAGCGAACGATGCGACAGTGCCATTGCTGGAACGAATTAAATTTTTGGGTATCTACTCAAGTAACCGCGATGAATTTTACCGCGTTCGTGTAGCTACTATAAGGCGCATTATTAAAGCTGGGGTAAAACCGAAAGAGTTTGCAGGACAAAATCCTAAACTAGTGATGGAACAAATTCTGAAAGTGATTACTAAACAACAAGAAGAATTTGAACAAACCTATCAAAATTTATTGCGTGAACTTGAGAAGAACCAGATTTACATTGTAAACGAAACACAGCTAAATAAGGAGCAAGGAGCCTTTGTTCAAGAATATTTCAAGGAACAAGTCTTGCCATTTTTATTTCCAATTATGTTAGACAATGTAGTTGATTTTCCTTGGCTGCGCGACCGGGCTATTTATTTGATAATTAAGTTAGTAAATCCGCTAAAGCGCGATAAGCTAGCATTAGTTGAAATACCTTCAGATAAAATTTCACGATTTTTAGTATTACCAAAGCTTAACAAACATATTATTTTATTAGATGATGTGATTCGCTTTTGCTTAAAGGATATGTTTTTTCATTTTAATTATGATTTTGCAGAAGCTTATGCCATTAAAATGACACGTGATGCTGAATTAAACATTGAAAACGATGTATCAAAGAGTTTGGTTAAAAAAATATCGGAGAGTGTAAAGCTTCGCAAAAAAGGAGACCCTGTGCGGTTGGAAGTAGATGAAAATATGCCGGTAGATATACTTCGTTTTATAAGAAAGAAACTGCCAATTCTCAAAAGCGAAAATTTTATAATGGGCGGGCGTTATCATAACACAGTTGATTTTATTGGCTTTCCTAAAATTGGAGCTCCCGAATTAAGGTATAAAATGCCACCTGCGTTAGATCATCCGGATTTAAGTAACAACGAAAGTTTACTAAAAGTGATTCGTAAACAGGATATTTTATTGAGTTATCCATATCAATCCTATTTACCAATTATTGATTTATTGCGAGAAGCTTCAATTGACCCCAAAGTAAAGTCAATACAAATTACCTTATATCGAGTTGCCCGAAATAGCAATGTGGTAAACGCGCTGATTAATGCCATTAAGAATGGAAAAAGCGTAACCGCAATTGTAGAATTGCAAGCGCGTTTTGATGAAGAACAAAATATTTATTGGAGCAATCGTTTGCAGGAAGAAGGTGCTAAGGTAATTTATGGAGTTCCAGGATTAAAAGCCCACACCAAGTTATTTTTGATTGAACGTGAAGAAAATGGGAAACCCAATTATTACGCACATATAGGTACAGGAAATTTCAATGAAGATACTGCTCGCTTTTATTGTGATCACAGCTTACTAACCTCGAATAGGAAAATTACACATGATATAGTTGAAGTGTTTAATTTTTATTCCGATAATTATAAAACAGGTAATTATAAGGAATTGATGGTATCACCATTTAATATGCGTAAAAAGTTAATCGCGTTAATCGATCGCGAAATTAAAGTAGCAAAGGAGAAAGGCGAAGCTTGGATGTTTTTAAAAATGAATAACCTTGTTGATGAAGAAATAATTAATAAGTTGTACGAAGCAGGAACAGCTGGAGTAAAAATTCGATTAATTGTACGAAGTATTTGTTCGTTGATTGCAGGTAAGCCGGGATTAAGTGAGAATATTGAGGCGGTTAGTATAGTGGATAAATACTTAGAACATAGTCGTGTTTATGTATTTGCTAATTCGGGAAAGCCTAAATATTATATTGCTTCAGCTGACTTAATGACGCGTAATTTGGATTATCGCAGTGAGGTAGCAGTTCCTATTTTAGATGAAACTCTTCAAGCTGAATTGCAACAAATATTAGAAATACAATGGGCCGGCAATACAAAAGCAAGGATATTGAATTCAACGCAAGAAAATTCGTATAAAAAGGGAAATGCGAAAAATAAAGTACGTGCTCAAGATGAAATTTATAATTTTTTGAAAAACAAAGAATCCAGCCTTAAATGA
- a CDS encoding T9SS type A sorting domain-containing protein: MNVFVKYLTNQIHLLLFIVLVLPTNMVAQTALFDNFQRADNTTVGATWLETETVSPGAAVVLSNQLKLGSTTAGRDYIYADISTLYNSVYNTNTSTLTWSFNMRQSRTDPSGFDAGNYGVAFVLGCSTNNFLTGSGYAVVLGNSGTSDNLRLVKFAAGISGNAGLTNIIAPVVDYGSDYLTIKVTYNPIGNNWSLFVGSNLAAFDNPTTASYTQLGATTSDNTYTGVDLLYMGCLWNHSTGASDLAYFDNINIPSLCTLAPEPTVQATSISLSSIAANTITLNWTRGNGTECIVIARQGAAVTATPVDGLAYSANSQFGVGTAISAGQFVVYTGSASTVLVSGLSPSTLYHFMIVEYSGTGCTVNYLLPTPAAASGTTVPCVITTQPTVSPSSLTASNVLTNSIDLTWTRGNGAYCILLGKQGSVITAPPADGSAYSASSIFGVGSTTAPGEYVLYSGTGNAVAITGLNAATTYYFEVYEFNGTGCICNYLISPASLNVASMNAVSYNYYFGNLHAHSDYSDGDMDNVCNGTSSATCCYNIGNSALNFDYMGLSDHNHNEGPVMSLAKYASGVSEALAYTSSHPDFVALYGMEWGTISTGGHANIYGIDQLVGWNTGNYSIYCAKGDYSSLFNLVASTPNAFATLNHPNNSDYGNIHGSAYNATFDNAIVGVALRNGPYNSLSVSYNDPSTSNYVNYFNTLLAKGYHLGPMADLDNHNSATMGKSSQQRTVLLATALTKPAILDAILNMRFYATDDYNEQISFTINGSINMGSITSQFSNPALQVNASDPDGDAITSIKIYYGVPGSGSLPTLLTSVSNSSVLNFTHSFASGTYYYYAEITEADGNLSWTAPIWYTKNISLPVQLLSFTGYHHNQSNHLIWKTASESNNDYFIVERSTDGVNFVGIAKVKGQGSTSALSVYEIEDNSLSAKYNYYRLRQVDFNGTTDYSTIILLESSKEIPVKIYPNPVTDLVQLDLTGYTEAVQINISNLEGKSFYSSGAVVEKIKQISVTEFPAGVYLLQLKSEFSLTTYKLIIAK, from the coding sequence ATGAATGTGTTCGTCAAGTATCTGACAAATCAAATCCACCTGTTATTATTTATTGTGCTTGTTTTGCCAACCAATATGGTAGCGCAAACTGCACTTTTCGATAATTTTCAGCGGGCAGATAATACTACTGTTGGAGCAACCTGGCTTGAAACAGAAACGGTGAGTCCGGGAGCAGCTGTTGTTTTATCGAATCAATTAAAATTAGGCAGCACCACTGCAGGGCGTGATTATATATATGCCGATATTTCAACTTTGTATAATTCGGTTTACAATACCAATACTTCCACATTAACCTGGTCGTTTAATATGCGCCAGTCAAGAACCGATCCTTCAGGTTTTGATGCCGGTAATTATGGGGTGGCCTTTGTTTTAGGTTGCTCCACAAATAATTTTCTTACCGGTAGTGGCTATGCAGTCGTATTGGGTAATTCGGGAACTTCCGATAATTTACGCTTGGTAAAATTTGCTGCAGGAATTTCAGGAAATGCCGGATTAACGAATATTATAGCTCCGGTTGTTGATTATGGAAGTGATTACTTAACCATAAAAGTTACTTACAATCCTATTGGTAATAATTGGAGCCTATTTGTAGGGAGCAATCTCGCAGCTTTTGATAATCCAACAACAGCCAGTTATACACAATTAGGAGCAACTACCAGCGACAATACTTATACAGGAGTTGATTTATTATACATGGGCTGTTTGTGGAACCATAGTACAGGAGCCAGTGATTTAGCCTATTTTGATAATATTAACATCCCTTCATTGTGTACTTTAGCCCCTGAACCTACAGTTCAAGCTACTTCCATATCGCTTTCAAGTATTGCTGCGAATACTATAACGCTTAATTGGACACGTGGTAACGGTACTGAATGTATTGTTATAGCACGTCAAGGAGCTGCTGTAACGGCAACTCCGGTTGATGGCTTAGCATATTCTGCCAATAGTCAATTTGGTGTTGGTACTGCTATTAGTGCTGGTCAATTTGTAGTATATACCGGGAGTGCCTCAACAGTTTTAGTAAGTGGATTAAGTCCCAGCACTTTGTATCACTTTATGATAGTTGAATACAGTGGAACGGGGTGTACTGTTAACTACTTATTGCCTACGCCGGCTGCGGCTTCCGGAACTACCGTACCTTGTGTAATAACCACACAACCTACTGTTTCGCCAAGTTCTTTAACAGCAAGCAATGTTTTGACGAATTCAATAGACTTAACATGGACACGTGGAAATGGGGCCTATTGCATATTGTTAGGAAAACAAGGTAGTGTAATAACAGCGCCTCCAGCTGACGGTTCAGCTTATTCGGCCAGTTCAATATTTGGAGTAGGCAGTACAACAGCACCCGGTGAATATGTGTTGTATTCAGGTACTGGTAATGCTGTTGCGATAACTGGATTGAATGCAGCAACTACCTATTATTTTGAAGTGTACGAGTTTAATGGTACCGGGTGTATTTGTAATTATTTAATTAGCCCAGCATCATTAAATGTTGCTAGTATGAACGCTGTGAGTTATAACTATTATTTTGGTAACTTACATGCACATTCCGATTATTCGGATGGAGATATGGATAATGTGTGCAATGGAACTTCAAGCGCTACTTGTTGCTACAACATTGGGAATTCAGCCTTGAATTTTGATTATATGGGTTTGTCGGATCACAACCACAACGAAGGCCCGGTAATGTCCTTAGCAAAATATGCCAGTGGAGTATCAGAAGCTTTAGCGTATACCAGCTCACATCCCGATTTTGTTGCATTGTATGGAATGGAGTGGGGAACTATATCAACCGGAGGACATGCAAATATTTACGGAATTGATCAGCTCGTAGGCTGGAATACCGGTAATTATTCAATTTATTGTGCTAAAGGTGATTATTCTTCTTTGTTTAATTTAGTTGCATCTACCCCAAATGCATTTGCCACCTTAAATCATCCCAATAACAGCGATTATGGAAATATACATGGAAGTGCTTACAATGCAACTTTCGACAATGCAATAGTTGGAGTAGCACTCAGAAATGGCCCCTACAATTCGCTCAGTGTTAGTTACAACGACCCATCAACATCCAATTATGTAAACTATTTTAATACCCTTTTAGCAAAAGGATATCACTTAGGGCCAATGGCTGATTTAGATAATCATAATTCAGCTACTATGGGAAAAAGTAGTCAGCAAAGAACTGTATTATTGGCTACAGCACTAACAAAACCAGCTATTTTAGACGCAATTTTAAATATGCGATTCTATGCCACGGATGATTACAATGAACAAATTAGTTTTACTATCAATGGCTCTATCAATATGGGTAGTATTACTTCGCAATTTTCAAATCCTGCGCTTCAAGTAAATGCCAGCGATCCGGATGGAGATGCGATTACCTCCATTAAAATTTATTATGGAGTTCCGGGAAGTGGTTCATTGCCTACCTTACTAACCTCGGTTAGCAATAGTTCAGTGCTTAATTTTACACATAGTTTCGCAAGTGGAACTTATTACTATTATGCCGAAATTACCGAAGCTGATGGAAATTTATCATGGACTGCACCAATTTGGTATACAAAAAATATTTCTTTACCTGTTCAGTTGCTATCGTTTACCGGATACCATCATAATCAAAGCAACCACTTAATTTGGAAAACTGCGAGCGAAAGTAACAACGATTATTTTATTGTTGAACGAAGCACCGATGGTGTTAATTTTGTTGGAATTGCGAAGGTTAAAGGACAAGGTAGCACGAGTGCGCTATCGGTTTACGAAATAGAAGACAACAGTCTCAGCGCCAAATACAATTATTACCGGTTGCGCCAAGTTGATTTCAATGGAACAACGGATTATTCAACCATAATTTTACTTGAATCTTCAAAAGAAATTCCTGTAAAAATTTACCCTAATCCTGTAACTGATTTAGTGCAACTTGATTTAACAGGTTACACCGAAGCAGTACAGATAAATATTTCAAATTTAGAAGGCAAAAGCTTTTATTCTTCAGGTGCTGTAGTCGAAAAAATAAAGCAAATAAGTGTAACTGAATTCCCGGCAGGAGTTTATTTATTGCAATTAAAATCTGAATTTTCGCTTACAACTTATAAGCTGATTATTGCCAAATAA